DNA from Equus asinus isolate D_3611 breed Donkey chromosome 22, EquAss-T2T_v2, whole genome shotgun sequence:
AGTGCTTCAGCTCTGCCTTGACCCCTGCCTAGGTCAATGATGACAGGGGATATGCTGAAGGGATCAGGGGCAGGGGGGTGGAGGCCTCTCAGACAAGAGGAAAGTATGAGAAAAAACCCTCCAGGCAGGGGTGAGGGTGCTGGCTGGTTTGGGTACCCATTGGGAAGAAGATAAGGAGACAGGAGGGTCAAGGGACAGTGGCTGCGCCTGCAACTGGTGACTGGAGGAGTCCAGGGCCTGGACAGAGCCCCTGCCCTGGGGGTCCAGCCCCTTGAATGGTGCAGCTTCAGTGCGTACTCTGGGGAAGGAGCCCAAGAGggacttgggggtgggggtggagcccaTGGCTCTGTGTACAGCTGCCGCTGCAGTGGCGCTGGGGCTGGGCAGCTGCCACCATCagctctctctcccctgccctgaAGCCTTCtctctgctggtgggaaggcaaggTTGCCTGTCACTCCACAGCTCGTAGCCCAGCTGGTaggagcagaagcagcagccGCCCAGATGCTGGCACAGGCTCCGAGGGCAGCGCTGGCTGGGATGGTGCACTCCTTCTCATGGGGGTGAGGGGACTATAGGATGCAGTGAGGGAGGCCCAGGGGAGGCAACAATGCCCCCCACCCCATCATCCCCAGATGGGTTACCTGCCTGGACCCCCAAAGTGAGGGCTATACTGTCCCTAAATCTCTGGTATCAGTGTCTCACACTTTGGTGTAAATAGAAGCCACCTTGCGACCTCAGGGCTGTGGGCAGTGATGCCTTCTCCTTAACTGTAGATGCAAGGCTTTGCTTCTGGTTGAGAGAATGTCAATCATCAAGCGAAGAGGTAGGGGATACTAAAggtaaaaatagctaacattgcCCAGTGCTTACTCTTTTCCAGGTACTATGCTGAGTGATCTTACACAGAATCTTCACAAAATTCCTAGGAGGAAGGAAGTACTCTTGCATTGCCTTGTACGACCGGCAAATGTGGCTTATTTACTGAAGGTTGGTGGCTTGTATATGCCCACCCAGCTAGTAAGAGGTGGCAGTTTGACAGCAGAGCCCATTCACCTGACCACTGTGGAATAGTTTCTCTCAATTTGGGTGCCACTTTAGGttcatctggtgtctctgaggcAAGTGATTTATCCATTAACTCAATGGCCTGGTTATGCTGGCAACCCTCTGGTTGGGCACTGCCCACAGGGAACAGAACAGAGGCTCCTAGGGCTGCCCCTCTCCTTAGTGGCCGGAACAAAAGTAAGGGCAGAGGGGAGTGAGACTTGGGACTAGGTGGATgcggggaggcaggaggctcacccccagataGATGGTGGGCCAGGAAGTCCTTGAGAAGACAGAGGTCCCCTTTTCTTGCTGGAAGGGTGAACGTGGGAGGTCAGCTCCATCTCACGCCGCTGGAACCTAAATGGCCTCTGGTGAGGGTGGGTATTCACTGTGGAGCACAGGTGCCCAcagggccacagagctggcccagaGCCATCCTCCTGGCTGAGAtctaggggaggaggaggagggcctcGTGGGTGCTGGTTCTGGCCCCTGGTCAAGCAGGGCCACTGCTTGCACTGCAAGCCTCAGAGGGTTTGCTTACCGTCTTTGCTTCTTTCTGCCCTCCATGCAAACCTACGTCAGCTACATCAGTCAGTTTCTCCTGAGCAGAGGGATCTGGACTGACCTACAGGATCAAGGCTAAAGAATCATTTGGCATTCAGGCTAGAAGGTTGTTTGTGATGAGATGGTGCCATCTGGGCCTGGCGGAgtgggagtggggcaggggcCTAGCATGGGGCTGGCTTACAAGGGGGCAGTTGTTCCATCTCACATGGAAATAAACATTTTGGATTCCTGATCATCTCCCTGGGGCCTAAGACACTGGGCAACAAAGTAAAAGTTGGTCCTGGGACTCAGAACTTTGTGTGCTCCAAGGATGAGACCACCCACACTTGGCTGTTGTCCTCTCCCCTGCCTTTTCTTCACTTACAGGTTGGTGGCCCTGGTGACCATCTATTCCATCTGAGGATGGATGGAGCAGCCTGATTTGAACGAGTTGTAGAGGTCTTGTCAGGGTGAATATGCGAGCTGGGAactggtatgtgtgtgtgtgtgtgtgcttgcgtgTGCATATGTTGTGGGGAATGGAATATACAAGAAGCTGTCAGAGGGAGGATTAAATTTAGCGGATCTCTGGCTCCCACTGCAGTGAGCAGCGCCCCCTGCTGCCCACAGGGGAAACAGCAGCCCCAGCATCCCACAGTCTCAGTAGGTCCTGGCAGCCACCCCTTGGAGATGCCTCTGAAGCTGCTGGGTCCTCCTCTGGTTGCTTGTGCTCTTTTCGGGGGTCTCCAGGCCTCTTGTTGGATTCTGGCTCCTGGAGGGGTAAGTAGAGGATGTGGACCTGCAGTGTGGATGGTGTAGAGGCTCATATCACAGGAGTTTTGGGGGATTGAAGCTGCTTTAGCTTGTGCCTGACAGTCAACAAGGAGGCCTCCAACCTCCTGGGTCAGGCCCTCTGGGCAGACTCCAGCGAGGGGCACTGGGCCAACATGAAGAGCCCAGAGGACAGTTCTGTGGAGAGAGGCTTGGACGTGCGCTGTGCACTCAGGGTGGCCAGGACACTGCGTTGATCTGATGACTTAGGCAATGGGTGAGTATATATGGAGCACGATCCTTCAGCTTCACTGTACCCTGGAAAGAACAAGGCTGCTCCAGCAGCCCTTGGAGCTTCTGCTGGGTGGCTCTGCTCAGAGGAGGCCTCTCCACTCCCCACTCTGCTGGGGACATCTGCAGAGAGGCTGGGCAGGAAATAAGCTATTCAGTTCCACTAtgaattcttctctttttcttttccagtgtgtGTGGTAGGATCTGTGTTGCAAGCCTAGCTCTTCTTGGCCAGAGCCCCAGGGACTGTTTGAATGTGTAGGGGGCCTAGCCATTGTAGGAAGAGGGGTGTCATCTAACAAGCACAGGCCAGGGACTTTCCAACACTCCCCCACACACATCCAGCCAGGctctgtccccaccacacactgagccctctctctctgactcttgcCCCACAGGACTTTTATTCTGAAAGAACAAAGGCCCCAGAGGTAGGAGGCTGGCAGGAGGCTGGCACTGGCCCTGACCCTGAACTGGCTCCACCCTCTGGGCTGTTTTCCTGGATGGTGATTCTTGGACCCTCAGGGAGGGCCCTTGTGGTGCTCAGTTCTCCCCCTTATCCTCTGTCCCCAGCCTTGCTGGCCGTTAAGCAGAGGGTCCCTATAGCCAGGCCCTGCTGGTCTTCTCCTTACTGTTGCTTTCACACTCCCATGTCCCTCACCTTTCTAGCCCTTGGTCTTGTATCCTCCATCTGCttccttttcagtcttttctggcCTTCCTCATGCCTGTCCTTCCTAAAGCAGACATGGAGGCCTGGTGACTCTTTAGAAGGCTCCCAGCTTCTCTCAGTCCTGGGCAAAGGTCTTGCCCTCTTCCCCAGTATGTAGGATGGGATTATAAGATAGCCAGGATGTATTCGGATGTGTAGATGGGGCCATGCCTTGGGCCTGGTTCTGTTGAGCACATGGGGCTTTCTTGAGAATAAGGACAAGGAAATGGACAAAAAGTCTCCAGCAGTAGCTCCTGTTTAAATTCTTGAATCCTCGTTACAGTTTTCCAAAAGGCCCACAAGGATAAAGTTTCCACTAGTTCCCAAATGCTCAGAGCTTAGTTCTTTCTTAGATGCAAAATAAGAGGCCAGATGAACTAAAGAGAGTTGAGATCAGATACTGTCAAGGGCCCTTCCCCCTTTGCCTGTTTCTTTCATCCAGGAGTTCAGACCTAGAATTGGATATGAGGTCACTATTGGGCAGTGGAGTGTGAGAAAGAAGGACTTTGGCCTGGGGGCTGCAAGTCATAGATTAAcatggggaggggtgaggagggacCCAGAGGGAGAGCAAGTGGCCTGAGAAAGGGACTGCTGACCTGGGACAGTCTGGGCTTGAAGAGGCACAAGCAAGGAGTCTGGGGACCAGTGCGGTCTGGAGGGGCCCTCAGCTCCTCTCCGCCTACTTGACCTTCCTGAAGACCTGCTCACAAACTGCGTCCCTTGCAGTCAGTTCCTGGGGATAGAGGAGGAAtaatgagagagaaggaggtTCTTGCCAGCAGGAGCTCCTTTCTCAAGGTCCTTGACCTCCATTTAATCCTTCAGGATACACCAGCTAGAGCACTTGATATATGGGGAGTTGTATCATTGTTCCAAACCTTCAACTTTTCACCCCAGAGGAAGGAAGGTAGCTGGGTCAGGGACTGTGAAATGGCCAAGTCTCCATCTCTCCAGTCATGATTTATGGACCGTCATCTGGCTTGTAGCCAGGGCCCACCTTGGCCACTCTAGTTCTGCCTCTCTCCACTCTTCCCAgtgcttttgttttcctccttggTTTCCTTCCTTGGAGGGGGAGCTCGGGGTGGAGTAGTAGACTTATTTGATTTGGGCAAGGGGATGAATCCTGGCTGGAGGTCTCTTTCCCAGACACACCCGTTTGCGTCTcttcccccagccctccctcagcTTACCAGATATAGGTTCTCTCCCTCCAGCCAGTGTCTCCAGCCCCGGTTGGGGACCTCCCCTTTCTGCACACATAccagctgctcctcctcccagGTTACTATGGTCTATAGGGAAAGCaggaataaaggaagattggGGGGCAGGATACCCAAAATGCATCCAACTCACTCTGGCTGGGCTGCCTCCTTTCACACCACAGCAGATGTTGTCTTCCTCCAgccccttcattttttttttttcagtttttttttattgagttattgatgggttacagtcttgtgaaatttcaattgtacattaatgtttgtcagtcatgttgtaggtgcaccacttcaccctttgtgcccaccccccaccccacctttcccctggtatccactaaactgttcttggtccatagttttaaattcctcatatgagtggagtcatacacagattatctttctcttgcttccagccccttcaTTTTGAGTGAGAGGACTCCCCTCCCCGACTCCTAAAGGCCACTGagagcccccccgccccccagttTGTCTACAGTGACCACTGGGGCAGAGCAGGGATGGAGCAGGATAACTGGGGGTGAAATTTGGGGAGTGGGTGATGAAGAACAGAGATTTTGTCTTCCTGATACTTCTGGTTGACCTGGAGGGGCCTttgggaaagaagagagattgGCTGGAGTCCCACCAGGGaatcttttttgtcttctttctcatttcaagGACAGCTGAAGTGTCCCTGAAAATGAAGGATCAACCTCCCGAATCAGAGCTGAGCGGCCCTGGGCATTCCAGGCAACATTTGCTGAGCTCTCCCATAGGACAGGCCCTGCTAAACAAGGAGCTCAGACCTTGCTCAGATAGAGGAGCAGTAGATAGGTATCTATGATACCAGGCAAGAGTGTTGGGGATGGGAGTAGGGAGGGAAGAGCTGAGTCTTCAAGGAAGTGAAGAGTTAGTTAGATTGGAGATAATGGGAAGTTTCTAGCAAGGAAAGAAATGGCATAGAGGTAAGAAAGAAGGGCACATAGTTGTGAGGGGCTCTAACCTAGAGTGAAGTGGGAATGACCCTAGTAAGCCATGCACCTTATCTGGAATGTAACATTGTCACTGAAAGGGTTTGAGTCAGGGAGTGACATGGTCACTTTTACATTTTAGATAGACCCTTGTGTCTACAGTATGCAGAATGGATTAGAGGAGGGTTAAGACCGGGGGCCAATTTCAGGCATCAGGTGAGAAATGAGGGCCTGATTAATGTTGTGATAGTGAGAAAGGCTAGGAAGCAACAGCGAGGTTCAGTAGAAATATAATGGGTCATAAATGCCCACCACATACATAATTGAAAGATTTCTAGTAGCTGCgttagaaaagtaaaaagaaacaggtgaaattaattttaataatatattttatttaacctaaaacacccaaaatattataatttcagcATGTAATTAATGTAAAAATTTCTGAGATGTCTTACATTATTTTTTCGCTTTGCCTtaaaaatccagtgtgtatttacACTcatagcacatctcaatttggactagttACATTTCGAGTGTTCAATAGCTATATATGGCTGGTagctactatattggacagtaCAGACAAGTTATAAAAACTTCTTGACGAAATGGATGTGGTGCATCAATTTAGTGCGTgcgtgcgtgtctgtgtgtgttggaGGCACAAAGGTAAGGGAGCACGATATATTGACTCTCAGGTCCCTGACCTGGCTGGTTATTGCCATTAAAAGAGACAGTAAATATAAAAGCAGGAGtaggtttggggaggaagagaatgaaTTTGGGGCATGCAGATGGAAACATTTTGCAGGCATTTGAAAACTTCCCCCTGCTGCTCAGGAGGTAGCCCTGGCTGGAGGCTACATGTCTAGGGTGGTCTATAGATGGAAGCCGAAAGCAGGGCTGTGGATGATTTAGCTCATGGATAGTGTACAGACAAGAGAGAGCAAGTCAAGAACAAAATACTGGGGGAAAAACCCCAGTTTAAGGGATTAATCGGGGAACTAGGGTCTGCAAAGGAGGCCAAAAGGAAGatgtaagaaacagaaagaaatgtagGAAAGTGGAATTATAGAGGCTAAGGGAAAAGAGACTCTGCATTGACCAACAGGGTCACAGGGTAGAGGGTGAGCAAATGTTTGCTCATTGGCCTGAGGGTGACCTGCTCTTTTTGTCCTTTTGGCTGGTGATAAGAGGGGGCAGGGAAGAAGTAGGAGATAGTGTGGGGGGAGCACCAGGAGCCTGTTATCCTGGGGATTATGCAGCCTGCTGTGGTGACCATTTCCCTAGCTCTGGCTGGAAGAGGTCACTTAGTTGTGCCTCCATTTGTTGGGAGCCACCTGCTCATCCACACCCCCTCCCCGCAAGTCTGAGGAAAGGTACCTGGCATTTTCGTCCGTCCATGATGCTTAGGTCCTCCTCAAACTCGACTCCCACCTCGAACTCCAGAACGTAGTTGCGGAAGGTGCTGAGGGTCTTCACTATCATGTGGTTGCCCTGATGGTCAATCTCCTTGTCTGGCTTGAGCAGCAGCGCTATCTTCCGCAGAGGCATGCTGATATCTGTGGGGGCTATCTCTTAGCAAGGGTCCTCTTAGCCACCTGCTCCTCCGGGCTGTGGGCTTTCCCTCAGCTGGGTCTCGGAAGGTGGATTTACTCCCTCCTAGCAATGCCCCGGGCTACAGATGGATCCCAAGACGGGTGCCAGCACCTGAGCCTGTCCATAGTGTCCAACCCAGGCATTCCCCCTCCCAATgggacagagagacagggagggagagggaagaaggggagtGAAAGGGGTCTGGGAGGGGTGAGGCCATTACTTAGGGCTTGCAGATAGTCCTCCATGTTCTTCTGTGAGACAAAGCGGTAGTAGCCGGTGAGGTTGGGAGGCATTGTCTGGGCTGGCCAAGATGGAGATCGGGATTTCAGGAGAATACAGGAGACAGTGAGGAGGCAGAGACGTTGTCTGGCAGGTGAGGCCGAAAGACTCCAGGCtggcctccacacacacacagacaagctGTGTAAAGGTCTGTGTTCCAGGGTTTTTATAGGGCTGGGGCTCTGTTGCAATAAGAGTTCCTTCCagacttcctccctccccctatGAGTTTGGGGCTGCTGTCTGCAgcctgagggaggggcagagacttgGCAAGGTTTTGCCTGACCTTGgcttttcctgaggaaggaacCTGGAGCAGGATCTGGGGGCTGTCAGTTATCCAAGATGAGCTTTTCTGAAGGTCAGTTTTGGCTTCCCACACGTTTCTGGCAGGCTTGGGAATCATCCCAGAGCCCTGAGGGGCAGCAGTCTCCCCTGGGAGGGAGCTAGTCTTGTTGTGTGCAGTGGAGGCTCTTCTAGGCTCACCCAGAGGTGAGTGCTAGCTATAGCCTGGGATCCTGAGACTGAGTCAGTGATCCTGAAAGGTATGAGGGGGGAGGAGGTGGTGACGGAAAAGGGACAGCCAGCTGGCTGGGGAGCCACAGTGGAGGAAATCCTATAGCGAGGGCTCCACAGCTCCCTCAGACAGCTTCATGAGCTGGAGCCCCAATTCTGGCGTTCCAGACTCTGGCCTATAAGGCCATTAGGAGGGAGCAGAGAAACTGCTCTTCCCATGCACAGAGGGGGCCGTCCGCAGCCTGATGAGGTGTTGAGTTCAAAGTCCAGAGCAGGTGAGGGAGGAGTTTGGTTGGCTCTTCCGGAGAATTTATGCTTTTTGGATTGGGATCCAGgggtttccctctctctctggagTCACTGATGATACATCGCACCCAGTCCCCAGCGCTTGGACAGCCCACGCTTACCAGAAGTATTCCCATGGGGGAGTCTGCCTGAATTATTGTGTAGCCCACCTCTAActaccctcccctctccctctgagaCCTACCAACTTCCCTGGCTTCAGAACCACTGGGTTGGTTCCTCATGGTTTAAGGtgggagatttggggaggggTAGGCAGGGAGGTTAGGCAGTGGGAAAAATTCTGCCCGGTGGTGAACTGTCCctagaggtgtgtgtgtgaggggagtGAGGGCACAAACACCTCActcttcctccagccccagaACCCTTTCCATCCTCTGCTGACCAATCCTATGGTTTCCTCCGAGACCTGGGGCTGGGAACTGAAAAGCTAGGATCTCTCAGGTGCAGGCTGAGCGGTGTACTTCAGGTTCCCGGGAGGCACGCAGCAGGGACGTGCTGATGGACTGGGCTGTGAAAAGAGGTTAATGCAGAGTTGGAGGTGTCGTGGGGGGGGGACGCGGATACTGCCGCTCCTCGCCTCCCTCAGGTCTCCGCTGAcgtctccctgccccacccccggGCTTCTGGCTTCTCGATTCTCCCAATGTCCCTCTTATTTCCTACTCCCTCTATGGCTTTCCAGCTTCCTCCTCAGCCCCCGCAGTCCCCTTGCTTCCCCAAATTGCAGTGAGGGGAAGAAGCCCTAACACATTCTCCCGCCCCTGCTCCCCAGTCCCATTGGTTCCCTCCCCCCCTGCAGCACCTGGCCCCCACCGTCATTCGATTGGCCAATGGCCCCATCAATCCTCGCCTG
Protein-coding regions in this window:
- the RBP5 gene encoding retinol-binding protein 5 isoform X2, translating into MPPNLTGYYRFVSQKNMEDYLQALNISMPLRKIALLLKPDKEIDHQGNHMIVKTLSTFRNYVLEFEVGVEFEEDLSIMDGRKCQTIVTWEEEQLVCVQKGEVPNRGWRHWLEGENLYLELTARDAVCEQVFRKVK
- the RBP5 gene encoding retinol-binding protein 5 isoform X5 yields the protein MPPNLTGYYRFVSQKNMEDYLQALNISMPLRKIALLLKPDKEIDHQGNHMIVKTLSTFRNYVLEFEVGVEFEEDLSIMDGRKCQTIVTWEEEQLVCVQKGEVPNRGWRHWLEGENLYLV
- the RBP5 gene encoding retinol-binding protein 5 isoform X1 → MPPNLTGYYRFVSQKNMEDYLQALNISMPLRKIALLLKPDKEIDHQGNHMIVKTLSTFRNYVLEFEVGVEFEEDLSIMDGRKCQAPPGQPEVSGRQNLCSSSPTPQISPPVILLHPCSAPVVTVDKLGGGGALSGL
- the RBP5 gene encoding retinol-binding protein 5 isoform X4 — protein: MPPNLTGYYRFVSQKNMEDYLQALNISMPLRKIALLLKPDKEIDHQGNHMIVKTLSTFRNYVLEFEVGVEFEEDLSIMDGRKCQTIVTWEEEQLVCVQKGEVPNRGWRHWLEGENLYLGKPAAMS
- the RBP5 gene encoding retinol-binding protein 5 isoform X3 yields the protein MPPNLTGYYRFVSQKNMEDYLQALNISMPLRKIALLLKPDKEIDHQGNHMIVKTLSTFRNYVLEFEVGVEFEEDLSIMDGRKCQTIVTWEEEQLVCVQKGEVPNRGWRHWLEGENLYLPLCRCPQQSGEWRGLL